From Lathamus discolor isolate bLatDis1 chromosome 15, bLatDis1.hap1, whole genome shotgun sequence, a single genomic window includes:
- the TRUB2 gene encoding pseudouridylate synthase TRUB2, mitochondrial isoform X1 — protein sequence MNAPAGSRLRPSREPQTADLQPQGGSAMEPPARSDAGAELNAGPGRPPPQRVRFLPAPGRDGAIELVPTMVPVLAEHPLVRGPRFRRLKVGAGHRLDVKASGVFVLGIGHGNKLLTDLYNCHLSRAYTVGGLFGKATDDFSDTGKLVEKTTFDHITREKLERILAVIQGTNHKALLMHSNIDMKTQEAYELAVRGLIRPMGKSPPIITAVRCVQFAPPEFQLEIHCLHETQQYLRKMVHEIGLELKSSAVCTQVRRTRDGVFTLDDALLRSQWNLQNVRTAIWSCQFKVQAEIERTLGHRDGSDLPRLGVETAHAADS from the exons ATGAACGCCCCGGCCGGGAGCAGGCTGCGGCCAAGCAGGGAGCCACAAACCGCGGATCTTCAGCCTCAGGGTGGCTCTGCCATGGAGCCACCCGCACGGAGCGATGCAGGAGCAG AGCTGAACGCGGGGCccggccgccccccgccgcAGCGCGTCCGCTTCCTGCCGGCCCCGGGCCGCGACGGCGCCATCGAGCTGGTGCCCACCATGGTGCCGGTGCTGGCCGAGCACCCCCTCG TGCGAGGCCCGCGGTTCAGGCGGCTGAAGGTGGGAGCCGGGCACCGGCTGGACGTGAAGGCGTCGGGGGTGTTCG ttcttGGCATCGGCCACGGGAACAAGCTGCTCACTGACCTGTACAACTGCCACCTGAGCAGG GCTTACACCGTCGGTGGGCTCTTCGGCAAAGCCACTGATGACTTCTCGGACACAGGGAAGCTGGTGGAGAAGACGACATTTG ATCATATCACAAGGGAGAAGCTGGAACGGATTCTCGCTGTCATTCAAGGAACGAATCATAAGGCCCTGCTGAT GCATTCTAACATTGACATGAAAACACAAGAGGCCTACGAGCTGGCTGTCAGAGGCTTGATTCGCCCCATGGGGAAAAGCCCTCCCATAATCACAGCAGTCCGATGCGTCCAGTTTGCACCTCCAGAATTCCAGCTAG AAATCCACTGCTTGCATGAGACCCAGCAGTACCTCCGGAAGATGGTTCACGAGATTGGTCTGGAGCTGAAGTCGTCTGCGGTGTGCACACAAGTGCGCAGGACACGCGATGGTGTCTTCACGCTGGACGATGCTCTCCTGAGGAGCCAGTGGAACCTGCAGAATGTGCGCACTGCAATCTGGAGCTGTCAGTTCAAGGTGCAAGCAGAGATAGAGAGAACGTTGGGCCATCGGGATGGCAGTGACCTTCCTCGGCTGGGCGTGGAGACGGCCCACGCTGCAGACAGCTGA
- the TRUB2 gene encoding pseudouridylate synthase TRUB2, mitochondrial isoform X2 translates to MAAGAVPAGLFAVYKPAGVAWGRVRDAVETRLLSELNAGPGRPPPQRVRFLPAPGRDGAIELVPTMVPVLAEHPLVRGPRFRRLKVGAGHRLDVKASGVFVLGIGHGNKLLTDLYNCHLSRAYTVGGLFGKATDDFSDTGKLVEKTTFDHITREKLERILAVIQGTNHKALLMHSNIDMKTQEAYELAVRGLIRPMGKSPPIITAVRCVQFAPPEFQLEIHCLHETQQYLRKMVHEIGLELKSSAVCTQVRRTRDGVFTLDDALLRSQWNLQNVRTAIWSCQFKVQAEIERTLGHRDGSDLPRLGVETAHAADS, encoded by the exons ATGGCGGCGGGCGCCGTGCCCGCGGGGCTCTTCGCCGTGTACAAACCGGCGGGGGTGGCGTGGGGCCGCGTCCGGGACGCGGTGGAGACGCGGCTGCTGAGCG AGCTGAACGCGGGGCccggccgccccccgccgcAGCGCGTCCGCTTCCTGCCGGCCCCGGGCCGCGACGGCGCCATCGAGCTGGTGCCCACCATGGTGCCGGTGCTGGCCGAGCACCCCCTCG TGCGAGGCCCGCGGTTCAGGCGGCTGAAGGTGGGAGCCGGGCACCGGCTGGACGTGAAGGCGTCGGGGGTGTTCG ttcttGGCATCGGCCACGGGAACAAGCTGCTCACTGACCTGTACAACTGCCACCTGAGCAGG GCTTACACCGTCGGTGGGCTCTTCGGCAAAGCCACTGATGACTTCTCGGACACAGGGAAGCTGGTGGAGAAGACGACATTTG ATCATATCACAAGGGAGAAGCTGGAACGGATTCTCGCTGTCATTCAAGGAACGAATCATAAGGCCCTGCTGAT GCATTCTAACATTGACATGAAAACACAAGAGGCCTACGAGCTGGCTGTCAGAGGCTTGATTCGCCCCATGGGGAAAAGCCCTCCCATAATCACAGCAGTCCGATGCGTCCAGTTTGCACCTCCAGAATTCCAGCTAG AAATCCACTGCTTGCATGAGACCCAGCAGTACCTCCGGAAGATGGTTCACGAGATTGGTCTGGAGCTGAAGTCGTCTGCGGTGTGCACACAAGTGCGCAGGACACGCGATGGTGTCTTCACGCTGGACGATGCTCTCCTGAGGAGCCAGTGGAACCTGCAGAATGTGCGCACTGCAATCTGGAGCTGTCAGTTCAAGGTGCAAGCAGAGATAGAGAGAACGTTGGGCCATCGGGATGGCAGTGACCTTCCTCGGCTGGGCGTGGAGACGGCCCACGCTGCAGACAGCTGA
- the COQ4 gene encoding ubiquinone biosynthesis protein COQ4 homolog, mitochondrial, translating to MLPLLPLLLRRAKAGAPLLRAGSGAPGNAGRSHSEPRARQGHGEEEEEEEEDGGCYRLYPGHIPTSPLQKALLAAGSAAMALYDPYRHDMVAVLGETTGCLALPSLRDKMRHHPEGYRILQERPRIRLSTLDMSRLRGLPAGSLGREYVRFLEDNKVSPDTRMPPKFVDDEELAYVIQRYREVHDVMHTLLGMPTNMLGEVVVKWFEAVQTGLPMCVLGAAFGPIRLSARKLQVLATELVPWAIRSGRNASCILNVYYEQRWEQPVESLREEIGIFPPPAVRV from the exons atgctgccgctgctgccgctgctgctgcggAGGGCGAAGGCGGGGGCCCCGCTGCTGCGGGCGGGTTCCGGTGCCCCAGGCaa CGCCGGTCGGAGCCACAGCGAGCCGCGGGCACGGCAAGGACacggggaggaggaggaggaggaggaggaggatggggggTGCTACCGGCTGTACCCCGGGCACATCCCCACCAGCCCGCTGCAGAAAGCGCTGCTGGCGGCCGGCTCGGCCGCCATGGCTCTGTATGACCCCTACAGACACG ACAtggtggcagtgctgggggagaCCACGGGCTGCCTGGCCCTGCCCAGCCTGCGCGACAAGATGAGGCATCACCCCGAAGGCTACCGCATCCTCCA GGAGCGTCCCCGCATCCGTCTCTCCACCCTGGACATGTCCCGGCTGCGGGGGCTGCCGGCTGGGTCGCTGGGCCGGGAGTACGTCCGCTTCTTGGAGGACAAC AAGGTTTCTCCGGACACCCGGATGCCACCCAAGTTTGTGGATGATGAAGAACTGGCGTACGTGATCCAGCGGTACCGAGAGGTCCATGACGTGATGCACACCCTGCTGGGCATGCCGACCAACATGCTGG gcGAGGTGGTGGTGAAGTGGTTCGAAGCCGTCCAGACGGGGCTGCCCATGTGTGTGCTGGGAGCGGCGTTCGGCCCCATCCGCCTCAGCGCACG GAAGCTGCAGGTCCTGGCCACCGAGCTGGTTCCCTGGGCGATCCGGAGCGGGCGCAACGCCAGCTGCATCCTGAACGTGTACTACGAGCAGCGCTGGGAGCAGCCTGTGGAATCCCTGCGGGAAGAGATCGGCATCTTCCCTCCCCCGGCCGTTCGCGTCTGA